One region of Mucilaginibacter gotjawali genomic DNA includes:
- a CDS encoding four helix bundle protein, with product MLNQYKIIENNSKTEFAEAFRKRTKKFVVDNIKFFRTLPKTEEAKIIGRQLLRSSSSVGANYRAACRARSQAEFHAKLSIVVEEADESVFWMEILVEAEVVKPNELDYLSDEANQILKIAAASRKTVSAKKY from the coding sequence ATTTTAAATCAATATAAAATCATAGAAAACAATTCAAAAACGGAATTTGCTGAAGCATTTCGAAAGAGGACAAAGAAGTTTGTAGTTGATAACATAAAATTTTTCAGAACTTTGCCGAAAACAGAGGAAGCAAAGATTATAGGGAGGCAATTGCTTAGATCATCGTCATCAGTGGGCGCTAATTATAGAGCTGCCTGCAGAGCAAGATCACAGGCTGAGTTTCATGCTAAATTATCAATTGTAGTAGAAGAGGCGGACGAATCAGTTTTTTGGATGGAAATATTGGTAGAGGCTGAAGTCGTAAAACCAAACGAATTAGATTATTTAAGTGATGAAGCTAACCAGATCCTAAAAATTGCAGCAGCATCCCGAAAAACAGTTTCCGCAAAGAAATATTAG
- a CDS encoding energy transducer TonB, giving the protein MKKTLSTLIAVLFILSVKGQKYDSLKKPDANILLYTDHEVHPEFPGGIDGFLKFIEKHIRYPADARKIKKQGKVVLQFIIERDGRVTHVTVMRSVFASLDQEAVRVVSNSPKWKPDIRNGKAVSVRYYVPINFTLTKQ; this is encoded by the coding sequence ATGAAAAAAACCTTATCCACCTTAATTGCTGTATTATTTATTTTATCAGTAAAAGGCCAAAAGTACGATTCGTTAAAAAAGCCAGATGCCAATATACTTTTGTATACGGATCACGAGGTGCACCCTGAATTTCCAGGTGGAATTGATGGTTTTTTAAAATTCATCGAAAAGCACATTCGTTACCCTGCGGATGCCAGGAAAATTAAAAAGCAAGGAAAAGTGGTTCTGCAGTTTATTATCGAAAGGGATGGCCGTGTTACGCATGTTACGGTGATGAGGTCTGTGTTCGCTTCACTGGATCAGGAAGCTGTGAGGGTTGTGAGCAACTCACCAAAATGGAAACCAGATATTCGAAATGGAAAAGCTGTAAGCGTTCGTTACTACGTCCCTATTAATTTTACGCTTACAAAGCAATAA
- a CDS encoding M1 family metallopeptidase — protein sequence MRKILIILLAVSIAQGLHAQQTLTSGGKLKPEQAIMDIRHYTIALDVDFNQRSIDGYTTIDVIMAQPTHVLLFDLLDSLNVKEVLVNNKKRPFEYKNNLIRINTANELPAGRASVKVVYGGKPHVARRPPWDDGFIWTRDSTGHQWMAITAEGTGGKLYFPCKDHPSDEPNEGVDLIITVPKDLVVAGPGILQKVTKTADKVTYHWKTNYTINNYSILFNAGDYKVVSRPYTTVNGTNVPIQFYVLNEHADKAEHLMDIFVKTIHEQEKYFGEYPWAKEKIGLVETPHLGMEHQSMVAYGNKFRYAKVAGEDYDWLLHHEFGHEWWGNKVTAKDWADYWIHEGICTFGDELYVREFAGEQAYIDQFKAMSPRFGNKIPIVMGKDIDEEAAYNSDIYGKGAFFMHTICYIMGDSTFFPAIKKFVTSPQYTYDNLVNTDDVEQFFSKESGINLKPLFDLYLRSADKLEVHVQTMGNDKYMVTLPNMSIPLPMDITTENGPTRVIIGNKGLLVTSKTLPVIDADDYYIKKVIIE from the coding sequence ATGCGCAAAATCTTGATCATCCTGTTAGCTGTATCTATAGCTCAAGGACTACACGCCCAGCAAACCCTCACGTCCGGCGGCAAACTAAAACCCGAGCAAGCCATTATGGACATCCGCCACTATACCATAGCCCTGGATGTCGATTTTAACCAGCGGTCCATCGACGGCTACACCACTATTGATGTCATTATGGCGCAGCCCACCCATGTGCTGCTGTTTGACTTGCTGGATTCGCTGAACGTGAAAGAGGTGCTGGTTAATAATAAAAAACGGCCCTTTGAATACAAAAACAACCTGATCAGGATAAACACAGCCAACGAACTGCCTGCAGGCCGGGCCAGTGTAAAAGTTGTGTATGGCGGTAAACCGCATGTAGCCCGCCGGCCGCCCTGGGATGATGGGTTCATCTGGACAAGGGATTCCACCGGCCACCAGTGGATGGCGATTACCGCCGAAGGCACCGGCGGCAAATTATATTTCCCCTGCAAAGATCATCCTTCTGATGAACCTAATGAAGGCGTTGATCTGATCATCACCGTTCCGAAGGACCTGGTAGTTGCAGGTCCCGGTATATTACAAAAAGTCACTAAAACAGCTGATAAGGTCACCTATCACTGGAAAACAAATTATACCATCAATAATTATAGCATTCTTTTTAACGCCGGCGACTATAAGGTGGTCAGCAGGCCGTATACCACTGTAAATGGCACCAATGTCCCCATCCAGTTTTATGTACTGAATGAACACGCTGATAAAGCTGAACACCTGATGGATATTTTTGTAAAGACGATCCACGAACAGGAAAAATATTTCGGCGAATATCCCTGGGCAAAGGAAAAGATCGGGCTGGTGGAAACACCGCACCTGGGTATGGAGCACCAAAGCATGGTGGCCTACGGCAATAAATTCAGGTACGCCAAAGTGGCCGGCGAAGACTATGACTGGCTGCTGCACCACGAATTCGGGCATGAATGGTGGGGCAACAAGGTAACCGCCAAAGACTGGGCCGACTACTGGATCCACGAAGGGATCTGCACCTTTGGCGATGAGCTTTATGTGCGGGAATTTGCAGGCGAGCAGGCCTATATCGACCAGTTTAAAGCCATGTCGCCTCGCTTTGGCAACAAAATACCCATTGTAATGGGTAAGGATATTGATGAGGAAGCGGCTTACAATAGTGATATTTATGGTAAGGGCGCGTTTTTTATGCACACCATCTGCTATATCATGGGCGATAGCACCTTTTTTCCGGCGATAAAAAAGTTTGTCACTTCGCCGCAATACACGTATGATAACCTGGTGAATACGGATGATGTGGAACAGTTTTTCAGCAAAGAATCGGGTATAAACCTGAAGCCTCTGTTCGACCTGTACCTGCGCTCGGCCGATAAACTGGAAGTGCATGTACAAACCATGGGTAACGACAAGTACATGGTAACCCTGCCGAATATGAGTATCCCGCTGCCGATGGATATTACTACCGAAAACGGACCAACGCGGGTAATTATTGGCAATAAAGGTTTATTGGTGACCAGTAAGACCCTCCCGGTGATTGATGCGGATGATTACTATATTAAGAAAGTGATCATTGAATAA
- the rplU gene encoding 50S ribosomal protein L21 produces the protein MYAIVSIAGQQFKVAKDQQLFVHRLQGDEGASIEFDNVLLAENEGKFKLGSDLKSAKVSAKIVSHLKGDKVIIFKKKRRKGYKKKNGHRQQFTKIEITGITL, from the coding sequence ATGTACGCAATAGTAAGTATAGCAGGACAGCAATTTAAAGTTGCAAAAGACCAGCAGCTCTTTGTACACAGGCTACAGGGGGATGAAGGCGCTAGTATTGAATTTGACAATGTATTGTTAGCAGAAAACGAAGGTAAATTTAAATTAGGTTCTGATTTAAAAAGCGCTAAAGTATCAGCTAAGATAGTGTCTCATTTAAAAGGTGATAAAGTGATCATTTTCAAAAAGAAACGTAGAAAAGGTTACAAAAAGAAAAACGGTCACCGTCAACAGTTTACCAAGATAGAGATCACCGGTATAACATTATAA
- a CDS encoding energy transducer TonB, with translation MKYGLLFPFAFLCLSVIAYPKTKTTKPRQPAGPVVMQQTLTPPEFPGGQSALFSYVMNNLKWPKNKNADSLQEVVLTFYVEKDGSLTNFKVVKSLTPSFDASVIQLLKKSPKWIPAKRGNQPIKSKYDFPIRYHSESETNDAN, from the coding sequence ATGAAATACGGTTTACTTTTTCCTTTCGCATTCCTATGTCTTAGCGTTATCGCTTATCCAAAAACAAAAACAACAAAACCGCGGCAGCCTGCCGGCCCTGTTGTAATGCAACAGACTTTAACACCTCCGGAATTTCCTGGTGGCCAGTCTGCACTTTTTTCCTATGTGATGAACAACCTGAAATGGCCAAAAAATAAAAACGCAGACTCGCTGCAAGAGGTTGTTTTAACTTTTTATGTGGAGAAAGACGGTAGTTTAACTAATTTTAAAGTGGTAAAAAGCCTTACCCCATCGTTTGATGCTTCAGTGATTCAATTGTTGAAAAAATCACCGAAGTGGATTCCGGCTAAGCGCGGCAACCAACCCATCAAATCAAAATATGATTTTCCGATAAGGTATCATTCTGAATCGGAAACAAACGATGCCAATTGA
- the rpmA gene encoding 50S ribosomal protein L27 — protein sequence MAHKKGAGSSRNGRESHSKRLGIKIFGGQPAIAGNIIVRQRGTKHNPGLNVGIGRDHTLFALAEGIVTFKKKADNRSYVSVLPFAEDVIEVAAPAPVAKAEKKVVEVKAPVAEAPVADAAPAVAEEAPAAEAPKKKAAPKKKAADAEEKAE from the coding sequence ATGGCACATAAAAAAGGGGCCGGTAGTTCACGGAACGGCCGCGAGTCGCATAGCAAACGTTTAGGTATCAAAATTTTCGGTGGTCAGCCGGCAATCGCAGGTAACATCATCGTTCGCCAGCGTGGAACCAAACACAATCCGGGCCTGAATGTAGGTATCGGCAGAGATCATACCTTATTTGCTTTGGCTGAAGGTATCGTAACCTTCAAAAAGAAAGCTGATAACCGTTCATATGTTTCGGTATTGCCTTTTGCTGAAGATGTTATTGAAGTTGCAGCGCCTGCACCCGTTGCAAAAGCTGAAAAGAAAGTTGTTGAAGTAAAAGCACCAGTTGCCGAAGCTCCTGTAGCTGACGCTGCACCTGCTGTGGCTGAAGAGGCACCAGCTGCTGAAGCACCAAAAAAGAAAGCCGCTCCCAAAAAGAAAGCTGCTGACGCTGAAGAAAAAGCTGAGTAA
- a CDS encoding DUF6934 family protein, whose protein sequence is MKEESYSFKKEPGIFYYEFFSEGPKGRIRKVVQFHQITSTDNIYNLGFGDFNEELGDIDDLSVSNNQDTQKVLTTVAQTVIDFMLQHPHATVLAKGSTPSRTRLYQMGISQFWDEIGMMFEIKGFIDNGWQPYERGKNFEAFVIVKSK, encoded by the coding sequence ATGAAAGAAGAAAGCTATTCTTTTAAAAAAGAACCGGGTATTTTTTATTATGAGTTTTTTAGTGAAGGACCAAAAGGGAGGATCAGGAAGGTAGTGCAGTTTCACCAGATTACTTCCACTGATAATATTTACAATCTTGGTTTTGGAGATTTTAACGAAGAACTTGGCGATATCGACGACTTATCAGTATCAAACAATCAAGACACTCAAAAAGTATTAACGACAGTTGCACAAACTGTCATTGATTTTATGTTGCAACATCCTCATGCAACTGTTTTAGCAAAAGGCAGTACCCCATCACGAACAAGGCTTTATCAAATGGGAATATCTCAATTTTGGGATGAGATAGGTATGATGTTCGAGATAAAGGGGTTTATAGACAATGGCTGGCAACCCTACGAGAGAGGAAAAAACTTTGAAGCATTCGTTATTGTAAAAAGTAAATAG